TTAATATTTAATAATGCACGCTAAATATTTACGGCAGCAAGTTGTTATAATTATTTTATTTTATATACTTTTATGTACGGCGGCTGTGTTTAAAATATATAATATTTATTTTTGATGCTGATTTCGCTATCGCGTTTTGTGCAACTTCATATATCTACCTTATCATATTTAGTTCGTTAATTAAATAGATAATTAACATGTCTATATCAATTAATATAATTTATGATACTTTTATTATAAAAAAGCATAAAAAGGAGGAAAATTAATCTATGCAAGCTGTTATTATGGCAGGAGGTTTTGGAACAAGACTTAAGCCGTTGACGAATAATACTCCTAAACCGATGATACATGTCGCCAACAAACCTATGATGGAACATGTAATAAATTTATTGAAAAAATATTCGATTAAAGACCTTATCGTTTTGCTTTATGTTCAGCCTGAAGTCATTACAAGCTATTTTAAAGACGGAAGCCAATTCGGAGTCAATATTAAATACATTCTTGCCGACGAAGATTATGGTACTGCCGGAAGTGTTAAAAATGTTGAAAAATTTATCGAAGAAGACAGTTTTATGGTTATAAGCGCCGATATTATTACAGATTTTAATCTTCAAAAACCTGTTGATTTTCATAGAGAAAAAAATGCCGATGCGACTATAGTTCTGACAAGGGTTGAAAATCCGCTCCCTTATGGAATAGTTATTACCGACAATGAAGGTAAAATTAATAAATTTCTTGAAAAACCGTCATGGTCGGAGGTTTTTAGCGATACTATAAATACAGGGATTTATATTTTAAATAAAAATATATTTAAATTTATTCCAGAAAAAAAGGAATTTGATTTTTCTAAAGAGCTCTTTCCTTCTATTATGAAAAACAATATGGAGCTTTACGGTTTTATTTCCGACGGATACTGGAAAGACGTAGGCACGCTTTCTGAATACAGACAAAGCCACCTTGATATTATTGCAGGTAAGGTTGATATCGATATAGACGGAGGACATTTAACAAAAAAAAATATACGTATTGCGGAAGGTACAATAATTGATATAACTTCCGATGTTGAAAATTCAATATTCGGGAAAAATATCAAAATAATGCAGCAATGCAAAATCAAAAACTGCGTTATCGGCGACAATGTAGTTATACAGGGGAATACATCAATAAGCGGCTCTGTTGTCGGTAAGAATTCGCATATCGGCAGCTCATGCGAATTACAGGAAACTATCTTAGGATATAGAACACAGGTAGGAAATAATGTCTTTGTCGGTACCGGTGGAATTATTTCAGATGCATGCATAATAGGAAATGACGCGGTTATAAATCCTAATGTGAAAATATGGCCGTTTAAAAATGTGGAAGACGGCGCTATACTTTCAGAAAGTTTAATCTGGTCCGATAAATGGAGCGCAAGAATTTTTGGTCAGTATGGAGTTACAGGGCTTGCCAATTATGAAATAACGCCGGAATTTTGTTCAAAATTGGGCGCTGCCTTCGGTGCATCGATAGGCAAGTCTAAAACAATATCTATTTCAAGAGACAGCCATAAAGCATCAAGACTTTTCTCAAGGGCTATGATGTCCGGCGTTCTTTCCGTCGGCGTTAATGTAAACGATTTTAGCGACACTCCTATACCTATTGCGAGATATCAGGCGCGACAATATAAAACATTCGGCGGTATTCATGTAAGAAAACATCCTTTTGACAGAAAACTGATAAATATCAAATTTTTTGATTCGGAAGGATTAGACCTTTCTCTTGCAAATGAACAAAAGATAGAGAGATTGTTTTTCAGAGAAGATTTCACAAGGGTGGGCTCTGAAGACACAGGAGAAATTTTTTATCCGACACACGGCACGGAATATTATACCGACGGATTTTTAAAAACAATAGATGTTGATAAAATTGCTAAAAGGAATTTTAAAATAGTTATAGATTATTCTTACGGATCTTCCAGCAAAATATTTCCGGCGATAATAGGCAAATTGGGCGTTGAATCCGTTCATCTCAATGCCAATCTTGACCAGACTAAAATAACCAAAAGCGATGAAGAATTTAAAAAATCGCTAAAAGATCTTTCCGGTATTGTAAGGTCAATTAACGCGGATATAGGTATCTTTATGGATAACGGCGGAGAAAAAATTTTTATATGCGATGAAAACGGCGATGTAATTGACGGGAATACAGCCCTTTCGCTCATGAGCCTTTTAGTTATGAAAACGGAAAATCAGAATAAAATTATTTCTGTGCCTGTAAATTCTTCATTTAATATAAGCAAATTAGCAAAAGAATACGCTTTTGAAGTAATTCCGGCAAAAAATTTTTCAAGCGCTCTGATGGAAAAGGCGGCAAATTCTCAAATATGTTTTGCTGGGGACAATGAGGGCGGATATATACACCCCGTGTTTCAGCCTGCATTTGACGGAATGTATTCGGCAATAAAACTTTTAGAAATGCTGGCAACGTTAAACACTTCTATTAAAAATGAATTGAGATATGTAGAGCCAAGTTATTTTGAATACACAACTGTACCGTGTCCAACAGAACTAAAAGGTTTCATTATGAGAAAATTTATAGAAACGTATAAAGAAGAAGATGCATTGTTTGTCGATGGAATAAAACTTTTTAAAGCGGACGGATGGGTCTTATCCACCCCTGCATCTGAGGGAGCATATTTTGAAATTTATTCCGAAGGTAAAACTAAGAGTGAAGCTGTTGAGTTTTTAGAGCAGTTTAAGAACAATATTGAAGAATGGAAAAATGAAAGAACATTCAGTTTTCAATCTTAAGATTAACACCGTGCAAATTAAATTAAGAATATTATGCGCTTGACACCGATGATGCTGCTGTATTTACCTTATCTTATCATCTTACGCCGAGCAAATTAAATTAAGAATCTTATGCAGCATGAAGCCGAATGTTAAACGGATGACAATATTTAGATTATTAGATGATTGCAATAAGTTAATTTATGGAGATTAAATATGGAGATTGAATATGGAGATTGAATTTGGCACGTCCGGCTGGAGAGGAAAAATAGCCGATGATTTTACTTACGAAAATGTAAAGTTAGTTTCTCAGGCAATATGCAATTTTTTAAATGAAAAAAGCGCAAATGTCGGCAAGATTGTCAAAGATAGACAGAACGGCGGTATTGAAAACGAACATACGATTACGGCAGGCAATACAGAAAAAATTATAATTGTAGGATATGATACACGTTTTTTATCTGAAGAATTTGCAAAATGCGCAAGTGGTGTTTTTTGTGCTAACGGCTTTAAAGTATTGTACTGCGAAACTTTTACGCCTACTCCGGTTCTTGCTGCGGCAATATTAAAAGAAAAAGCGCTGGGAGCTATTAATATTACCGCAAGCCATAATCCGTACAATTATAACGGGGTTAAATTTTCGCCTTGCTGGGGAGGACCTGCCCTTCCTGAAGATACCGAAATTATTACCGATAAATCAAATGAACTGCTCAAAAATCCGCATTATAAATTTATTGAATTTGATGAAGCAAAGGATAAATCTCTATTAAAAGAAGTAAGTTTTATTGATTATTATATCGGTCTTATAGAAGATAAAATAGATTTTAATCTGATAAAATCTAACGGCAGCAATATTTATATTATTGTGAACCCCATGCACGGCACTTCCAGCGGAGTAATAGACAAGGTGCTAAAAAAAAACGGCATAGATTTTGACATATTAAATCCGCAGAGAGATGCCTTTTTTGGAGCCGGAAAAGCACCTGACCCGTCTGATAAGAATTTAGCCGACCTTAAAGCAAGAATTAAAGAATATAACGATAAAAGAAATAATAATAGCGACGGCAAGAATAAAAAAATAGCATTCGGACTTGCTACGGACGGTGACGCGGACAGATACGGGATAATTGACGAAGAAGGCAGATTTGTCGAACCTAATATTATTTTGCCTATGCTTTATAATTACTATATTTCAGGGAAGAATATAAAAGGCGATGCTGCAAGAAGTGTGGCTACCTCAGCGCTTATTGACAGAGTTGCGAGGAAATACGGTTTTAAAATTCATGAGACTCCTGTCGGGTTTAAATATCTAGGAAAATTAATTTCCGAAAAAAAAGTTATAATGGCGGGCGAAGAATCGTCAGGGCTTACCGTTATAAACCATACGCCTGATAAAGACGGCATATTCACATGCCTGTTAGTTCTTGAGATGCTCTCTTTCTATAAGAAACCGCTAAACAGTTTAGTTAAAGAATTTATGGAAGAATTCGGTCCTATTTTTACTAAGCGTATTAATGAACCTGTTAACAGAGAGAAGTTCAAAGCGAATATAGACAGCAAAATGGCGGCATTTCCTTCAATTTTTGAAGGAAAAAAGGTAATAAATAAAAGTTTTGTCGATGGATATAAAATCTTTTTTGAAGATGATGCGTGGCTCCTGGCAAGACTTTCCGGAACAGAAGAGGTCATGAGAATATACGGAGAAGCAGACACGTCTGAGACATTAAACTTATTAATTGAGTCATTTAAAACCTATTTAAATAAATAAAAAATGCTATAATATAAAAAGTTTTACAAATTTATCTTTTAAAATTTTAATTATTTATAAGGAGATTAAAATATTGCCGGTAAAATATTTTATAATACCTTCAGGGCCTTTTGAGGTAAACACTTATCTTGTTTATGACGATGAAAACAGTGAAAGACCCGGATTTATCATTGACCCCGGAGGGCAGGAATCTAAAATTGATAATTTAATTAAAGAAAATGATATTAACCTGAAATTTATATTAAATACCCATTGCCATATTGACCATGTGGCTATGGTTAATTATTTTAAAAAAAAGTATAGTATTCCGCTCTATGCAAATGAGAACGAACAGTCTATTATTGACAATTTAAAAGAACAGGCGGATTATTTAGGATTTGATTTTTCAGGCGAGAGTATTTCAATAGATAAAAAATTAGATGAAAATGAAAAGATAAATATCGGCGGCATTAATATCAGAACAATCTTTACACCCGGTCATTCACCCGGAAGCACGTCGTTTCTGGTAAATAATCGATTTCTTTTCAGCGGAGACACTTTATTCAGACAAACGATAGGAAGAACCGATCTTTTCGGCGGGGATTCCGAAAAAATAATAAGCTCTATTAAAAATAAGCTTTTTAAATTAAATGACGAGATTAATGTATTTCCGGGTCATGGCAGAGAGACGACTATAGGATATGAGAAAAAAAATAATCCTTATTTTTTATAATCTCTAAAAATTAATGCACGTCCTGCAATATGTCTAATAAATAAGATAATACGATTGGTTAATCGGCTGCGGTATCATTTAATTATTTCAATTGTCCCAGTTTTCTGTTATTAATACTATTAATATGGTAAATACTGTACGATAAACAGCCTATAAAAAAATATGGTATTAAAAAATAAAAAAATTATTCTGTGCATTACAGGTTCAATAGCAAGCTATAAAGCAGTCGAACTATACAGGGTTTTAAAAAAAGAAGGCGCCTCAGTTGTTATAATCCTCAGCTCGTCGGCTTCAAAGTTTATTTCTCCGTATATATTTAAATCATTCGGGGAAGAAGTATATAGCGATGACGCTTTTGAAATTCCTCTTGCGCATATAGAACTTGCAAAAATGGCAGATGCAATAGTTATTGCCCCCGCTACATATAATACGATAAATAAGATTGCCTGCGGTATAGCAGATTCTTTAATAACGCTCACTGTTTCGGCTTCCGGCGACAAGCCGTGTGTGATAATCCCTGCAATGAACGGCAAAATGTATTCAAATGAAATTTTACAGAAAAATATAAAAGAGATGCCTTCAAAAAAATATTTTTTTGTATCTCCCGCTTCAGGAGAATTAGCCTGCGGCGATTTTGGAGAGGGGAAATTTCCTGAAATTGCGGATATTATTTTCGAACTGGAGAGCGTATTTAAAAATAATATATTAAAGGGCAGAAAAATATTGATTACGGCAGGGGGAACAAGAGAGTATATTGACCCTGTGAGATTTATATCTAACGCTTCAAGCGGAAAGATGGGGGTTGCTATCGCTAACGAGGCGGCTAAGGAAGGTGCAGACGTTACGCTGATAGCATGTAATATAGATTTTTCATGTTTATATATAAGCAAAAAAATAAAATTGATTAGAACGCAGAGTTTCCGAGATTTAAAGGATAGCATTCTGAAAGAATTTTCAGATAATAATATATTAATTATGGCGGCGGCAGTTTCCGATTTCGGTGTAAAAGAAAAAAGCGCTTTTAAGATTAAGAAAGAAGATATAAGTCCTAAAGGTACGGTAGGTATGAGATTAAACCTTATTAAAAACGAAGATGTTCTTAAACTTCTTGCAAAAAACAAACAAGACGGTCAGATATTTTTTGGATTTGCTGCTGAAACCGATAATATAATTGAAAATGCACAAAAAAAACTTAAAGAAAAATCATTAGACTATATTTTTGTAAATGATGTTTCAAAAAATATAATAGGAAGCGATGAAAACGAAGGCTATATGATAAAAAAAACATCTGAATTCATTACGGCGGCAACTAATAAAAGTCGCAATGAAACTAATAAAAAATCAATCGAAAATTACGGTCCGCTTCTTGAAATAAAAAAATTTGAAAGGATGAACAAAACTGAACTTGCAGAATTGCTGCTGGCGGAGCTGATATAGTATAGTAATTATTATGTAATAGTATATAATAATACCGTACCATATTCGGTAACTGTAGAAGCAGCGCAGCCTGTTTAATTGCAAAACAAGTTAATATGCCCATCTTATTCTGTAGGCTGACGGCACAAACACAAACATATTTATATTTGTATTTATGCTTATTCTGCAATAATTATTTCCTCAATAATCGGCTTGTTAATTTTATCGGGCATCAAATAGTTTTTAATATCCGCGACATCTTCTAATGTGTTGCCTTTAATGGAAACGATTGTATAAGAGTAATATGGCCATGAAGCGCCGATATCGGTATTTGAAGGAACAGCAGGGTGGTTCGGATGGGAATGGTAGAATCCTATTACTTCTATATTTTCTTTTCTTGAAAGTTTATCTATTTCAAGCATATCCGCGGGTTCAATTTCAAATGCATCCCATGCTATTTTTCTGTATTTATTCCGAGCTGGAAATATTTTTGTTATTTTCTTATTATTGCCGTCAAAGATGCCGAGCATAGCTCCGCAGGCTTCATAAGGAAAAATTTCGGTAACGTGTTTTTTAATTATAACTAAATTTTCTTCAGAAATTATCAGCGGCATGGTTTATTATTAATATTATTATAAGCTACAGTTTTGATTATTTTTATTTTTTTAACTTTTTTATAATTATACAATACATACATACAATACATACACATTATACGTTTGTAGATAAATAAGTTTTTATTTTATTCCGCATCGCATAGGAGATTTTTCAAACAATTTTCATTTTCATTGGGATTATTTTTATCGTCATCCCTTATATCTTTTATTATGGAAAACAAAATATTAATAATAGAATTTTCGTTATTGAGTTTATAAAACGTCCATGTGCCTTTTTTTCTGGTTTTAACTAAGTTGGCTTTTCTGAGTATGCTGAGATGAAAAGAAAGATTCGGCTGCGGAAGTTTGAAAATTTCCTGAAACTTACAAACGCAAATCTCTTCATTTTCCGTTAATAATTTTATTATCTTCAATCTAATTTTATCAGAAAGTGCATAAAAAAGTTCTCTGACGTCATCAATATTATTACTGTCCGAATTGTCGGATAAAACGGTCTGTACAACAGGCTCGATAAGCTGATTGCGTTCTGCTGATTTGTTTTTACCGCTTTTTTTTACTGTTAGATTCGGCATTTTAGCTTTTTAAGTTTTTATGATCATTTTTATTAATTTCATTTATAAGCAATTATAGCATAAAATTTCCTAAAAAGCCAAAAAGACCGTCAGTTTTGTTTTTTATATTATATTATTGATTATTTATCTCTTATTATTTTAGCTGCATTTATTTTGATTTCTCATTGCTTTTTCCATCGTTGTTTTTATTTCGTCCTTATTAACATCCCCTTTAATTTCTATAGACAATTTGCCGTCAG
This genomic stretch from Candidatus Acididesulfobacter guangdongensis harbors:
- a CDS encoding transcriptional regulator codes for the protein MPNLTVKKSGKNKSAERNQLIEPVVQTVLSDNSDSNNIDDVRELFYALSDKIRLKIIKLLTENEEICVCKFQEIFKLPQPNLSFHLSILRKANLVKTRKKGTWTFYKLNNENSIINILFSIIKDIRDDDKNNPNENENCLKNLLCDAE
- a CDS encoding MBL fold metallo-hydrolase, whose product is MIPSGPFEVNTYLVYDDENSERPGFIIDPGGQESKIDNLIKENDINLKFILNTHCHIDHVAMVNYFKKKYSIPLYANENEQSIIDNLKEQADYLGFDFSGESISIDKKLDENEKINIGGINIRTIFTPGHSPGSTSFLVNNRFLFSGDTLFRQTIGRTDLFGGDSEKIISSIKNKLFKLNDEINVFPGHGRETTIGYEKKNNPYFL
- a CDS encoding M67 family peptidase, with product MPLIISEENLVIIKKHVTEIFPYEACGAMLGIFDGNNKKITKIFPARNKYRKIAWDAFEIEPADMLEIDKLSRKENIEVIGFYHSHPNHPAVPSNTDIGASWPYYSYTIVSIKGNTLEDVADIKNYLMPDKINKPIIEEIIIAE
- the coaBC gene encoding bifunctional phosphopantothenoylcysteine decarboxylase/phosphopantothenate--cysteine ligase CoaBC is translated as MVLKNKKIILCITGSIASYKAVELYRVLKKEGASVVIILSSSASKFISPYIFKSFGEEVYSDDAFEIPLAHIELAKMADAIVIAPATYNTINKIACGIADSLITLTVSASGDKPCVIIPAMNGKMYSNEILQKNIKEMPSKKYFFVSPASGELACGDFGEGKFPEIADIIFELESVFKNNILKGRKILITAGGTREYIDPVRFISNASSGKMGVAIANEAAKEGADVTLIACNIDFSCLYISKKIKLIRTQSFRDLKDSILKEFSDNNILIMAAAVSDFGVKEKSAFKIKKEDISPKGTVGMRLNLIKNEDVLKLLAKNKQDGQIFFGFAAETDNIIENAQKKLKEKSLDYIFVNDVSKNIIGSDENEGYMIKKTSEFITAATNKSRNETNKKSIENYGPLLEIKKFERMNKTELAELLLAELI
- a CDS encoding phosphoglucomutase/phosphomannomutase family protein; this encodes MEIEFGTSGWRGKIADDFTYENVKLVSQAICNFLNEKSANVGKIVKDRQNGGIENEHTITAGNTEKIIIVGYDTRFLSEEFAKCASGVFCANGFKVLYCETFTPTPVLAAAILKEKALGAINITASHNPYNYNGVKFSPCWGGPALPEDTEIITDKSNELLKNPHYKFIEFDEAKDKSLLKEVSFIDYYIGLIEDKIDFNLIKSNGSNIYIIVNPMHGTSSGVIDKVLKKNGIDFDILNPQRDAFFGAGKAPDPSDKNLADLKARIKEYNDKRNNNSDGKNKKIAFGLATDGDADRYGIIDEEGRFVEPNIILPMLYNYYISGKNIKGDAARSVATSALIDRVARKYGFKIHETPVGFKYLGKLISEKKVIMAGEESSGLTVINHTPDKDGIFTCLLVLEMLSFYKKPLNSLVKEFMEEFGPIFTKRINEPVNREKFKANIDSKMAAFPSIFEGKKVINKSFVDGYKIFFEDDAWLLARLSGTEEVMRIYGEADTSETLNLLIESFKTYLNK
- a CDS encoding nucleotidyltransferase, with the translated sequence MQAVIMAGGFGTRLKPLTNNTPKPMIHVANKPMMEHVINLLKKYSIKDLIVLLYVQPEVITSYFKDGSQFGVNIKYILADEDYGTAGSVKNVEKFIEEDSFMVISADIITDFNLQKPVDFHREKNADATIVLTRVENPLPYGIVITDNEGKINKFLEKPSWSEVFSDTINTGIYILNKNIFKFIPEKKEFDFSKELFPSIMKNNMELYGFISDGYWKDVGTLSEYRQSHLDIIAGKVDIDIDGGHLTKKNIRIAEGTIIDITSDVENSIFGKNIKIMQQCKIKNCVIGDNVVIQGNTSISGSVVGKNSHIGSSCELQETILGYRTQVGNNVFVGTGGIISDACIIGNDAVINPNVKIWPFKNVEDGAILSESLIWSDKWSARIFGQYGVTGLANYEITPEFCSKLGAAFGASIGKSKTISISRDSHKASRLFSRAMMSGVLSVGVNVNDFSDTPIPIARYQARQYKTFGGIHVRKHPFDRKLINIKFFDSEGLDLSLANEQKIERLFFREDFTRVGSEDTGEIFYPTHGTEYYTDGFLKTIDVDKIAKRNFKIVIDYSYGSSSKIFPAIIGKLGVESVHLNANLDQTKITKSDEEFKKSLKDLSGIVRSINADIGIFMDNGGEKIFICDENGDVIDGNTALSLMSLLVMKTENQNKIISVPVNSSFNISKLAKEYAFEVIPAKNFSSALMEKAANSQICFAGDNEGGYIHPVFQPAFDGMYSAIKLLEMLATLNTSIKNELRYVEPSYFEYTTVPCPTELKGFIMRKFIETYKEEDALFVDGIKLFKADGWVLSTPASEGAYFEIYSEGKTKSEAVEFLEQFKNNIEEWKNERTFSFQS